A genomic window from Arthrobacter globiformis includes:
- a CDS encoding MarR family winged helix-turn-helix transcriptional regulator: protein MTSKNAPALQALAQDFREALRHSVYLVRRLDADGELSAAQLSTLKMLLDDGVRVGEVARNLGVRVPSATEQIIKLERAGLARREADPDDSRAVRVVLTPEGRDAVESANRRRNAVMAGILESLTDDDRRALAAALPVIEKINGTIQN from the coding sequence ATGACATCCAAGAATGCCCCTGCACTGCAGGCCCTTGCGCAGGACTTCCGCGAGGCGCTGCGGCACAGCGTGTACCTGGTCCGCCGCCTCGATGCGGACGGTGAACTGAGCGCCGCCCAGCTGAGCACGCTCAAGATGCTGCTCGACGACGGCGTTCGGGTGGGGGAGGTGGCCAGGAACCTCGGCGTCAGGGTGCCCAGTGCCACCGAGCAGATCATCAAACTTGAGCGGGCAGGACTGGCCCGCCGAGAGGCGGATCCGGACGACTCCCGCGCGGTCCGGGTTGTGCTGACCCCGGAAGGCCGCGACGCCGTCGAATCCGCCAACCGGCGCCGGAACGCCGTGATGGCCGGCATTCTCGAATCCCTCACCGATGACGACAGGCGTGCCCTCGCCGCCGCCCTCCCGG
- a CDS encoding winged helix-turn-helix transcriptional regulator, translated as MKVSTPAKVPAFPFADGIFPAGCPSRTVLDHVTSKWGVLLLVALSEGPQRWSELRRRAEGISEKMLAQTLKTLEADGFVSRDAQPVIPPRVDYSLTSRGEELSALLLPLVAWVAEHAEAIVSRPQS; from the coding sequence ATGAAGGTAAGTACCCCAGCCAAGGTCCCCGCTTTCCCGTTCGCCGACGGGATTTTCCCCGCGGGATGCCCCAGCCGGACCGTGCTGGACCACGTCACCAGCAAGTGGGGCGTGCTGCTCCTTGTTGCGCTGTCCGAGGGGCCCCAGCGATGGAGCGAACTCCGCCGCCGGGCCGAAGGCATCAGCGAGAAGATGCTCGCCCAGACACTGAAGACCCTCGAAGCCGACGGGTTTGTCAGCCGCGACGCACAGCCGGTCATTCCGCCGCGCGTGGACTACAGCCTGACCAGCCGCGGGGAGGAACTGAGCGCCCTGCTGCTGCCCCTGGTCGCCTGGGTGGCCGAGCACGCCGAGGCGATCGTGAGCCGCCCGCAGTCCTAG
- a CDS encoding SDR family oxidoreductase produces MTIVITGATGQLGRLVVEALLDSGLPAEQIVAAGRTVDRIADLGQRGVQVRTIDYSQPESLQQAFAGADKVLLVSGSEVGQRVEQHRNAINAAKESGVGLIAYTSVANADTTAMQLAAEHIATEEILRDSGVPFVLLRNGWYLENYTGQLPVQVQHGAVLGSAGEGRVSAAARADYAAAAAAVLLRDDQGGKVYELGGDDAFTLSELAGEVSAASGKPVTYTDLPAEKYAQVLVEAGLPEPYAAILADSDLGIARGDLLVTSGDLSALLGRPTTPLREAVQAAAVSLKAS; encoded by the coding sequence ATGACCATCGTCATCACCGGAGCCACCGGCCAGCTCGGCCGCCTGGTCGTCGAAGCACTGCTCGACAGCGGCCTGCCCGCGGAGCAGATTGTGGCCGCAGGCCGGACCGTGGACAGGATCGCTGACCTCGGCCAGCGCGGCGTCCAGGTCCGCACCATCGACTACAGCCAGCCCGAGTCGCTGCAGCAGGCGTTCGCCGGGGCGGACAAGGTCCTGCTGGTTTCCGGCAGCGAGGTGGGCCAGCGCGTCGAGCAGCACAGGAATGCGATCAACGCAGCCAAGGAATCCGGCGTCGGCCTGATCGCTTACACCAGCGTCGCCAACGCGGACACCACCGCCATGCAGCTGGCCGCCGAGCACATTGCCACTGAAGAGATCCTCCGGGACTCCGGCGTCCCGTTCGTCCTGCTCCGCAACGGCTGGTACCTGGAGAACTACACAGGCCAGCTCCCGGTTCAGGTCCAGCACGGCGCCGTTCTCGGCAGCGCCGGCGAGGGCCGCGTAAGTGCCGCCGCCCGGGCCGATTACGCGGCGGCGGCAGCAGCCGTGCTACTCCGGGATGACCAGGGCGGCAAGGTCTACGAGCTGGGCGGCGACGACGCCTTCACCCTCAGTGAGCTGGCCGGGGAAGTCAGCGCGGCGTCCGGGAAGCCGGTGACTTATACGGATCTGCCGGCGGAGAAGTACGCCCAGGTCCTGGTAGAAGCCGGGCTGCCGGAACCTTACGCGGCAATCCTGGCGGACAGCGACCTCGGCATCGCGCGCGGCGACCTCCTGGTCACCAGTGGAGACCTCAGCGCCCTGCTCGGCCGCCCCACCACGCCGCTGCGCGAGGCGGTCCAGGCTGCCGCCGTGAGCCTCAAGGCAAGCTAG
- a CDS encoding mannitol-1-phosphate 5-dehydrogenase, whose product MKAVHFGAGNIGRGFVGLLLHEAGYEVVFADVADSLISQLAAADSYSVHEVGENPAVRTVDNFRAVNSGTQEAQLIEEIATADIVTTAVGPHILKFVAPAIAKGIAARAPGLPPLQVMACENAINATDILRESIVSSWDEAAGSLADSAVFANTAVDRIVPNQDPGQGLDVTVETFYEWVIDRTPFGGAAPVIPGATFVDELGPYIERKLFTVNTGHASAAYFGFEAGLEKISDAMADEDVAADVRAVLDETKQLLVSKHGFSYDEQEAYVQKILARFTNPHLPDTVHRVGRAPLRKLGRHERFIGPAAELAERGIVPEALLGAIAAALRFNDPADAEAVELGQILADSDPAAATERITGLAQDHPLFAAVCGLVEERKAEDVAAPA is encoded by the coding sequence GTGAAGGCTGTACATTTTGGGGCCGGGAACATCGGCCGGGGGTTCGTCGGTTTGCTGCTGCACGAGGCCGGGTATGAGGTGGTGTTCGCCGACGTCGCGGACTCCCTGATTTCCCAGCTCGCCGCGGCGGACAGCTACAGCGTGCACGAGGTGGGGGAGAACCCCGCCGTGCGCACGGTGGACAACTTCCGGGCGGTGAACTCCGGCACCCAGGAGGCGCAGCTGATCGAGGAAATCGCGACGGCGGACATCGTCACCACCGCGGTGGGTCCGCACATCCTGAAGTTCGTGGCCCCCGCGATTGCCAAGGGAATTGCCGCCCGGGCCCCGGGGCTGCCGCCGCTGCAGGTGATGGCCTGCGAGAACGCCATCAACGCCACGGACATCTTGCGCGAATCGATCGTCTCGTCCTGGGACGAGGCCGCCGGGTCGCTGGCGGACTCTGCCGTGTTCGCGAACACGGCAGTGGACCGCATCGTGCCCAACCAGGACCCGGGCCAGGGCCTGGACGTGACGGTGGAGACGTTCTATGAGTGGGTTATCGACCGCACGCCGTTCGGCGGTGCCGCCCCGGTGATTCCGGGCGCCACCTTCGTGGACGAGCTCGGCCCCTACATCGAGCGCAAGCTGTTCACGGTGAATACGGGGCACGCGTCCGCGGCGTACTTCGGCTTCGAAGCCGGGCTGGAGAAGATCTCCGATGCCATGGCAGACGAGGATGTTGCCGCCGACGTGCGGGCCGTGCTCGACGAGACCAAGCAGCTGCTCGTGTCCAAGCATGGCTTCAGCTACGACGAGCAGGAAGCCTACGTCCAGAAGATCCTGGCGCGCTTCACCAACCCGCACCTGCCGGACACCGTGCACCGGGTGGGGCGCGCGCCGCTGCGCAAGCTCGGCCGGCATGAGCGCTTCATCGGCCCGGCGGCGGAACTGGCCGAACGTGGGATTGTCCCCGAGGCGCTGCTCGGGGCGATCGCGGCCGCCCTGCGGTTCAACGACCCCGCCGACGCCGAGGCCGTGGAGCTGGGCCAGATCCTGGCGGACTCCGACCCCGCTGCCGCCACGGAGCGCATTACCGGGCTGGCGCAGGACCACCCGCTCTTCGCCGCGGTCTGCGGCCTCGTCGAGGAGCGCAAAGCAGAGGACGTCGCCGCCCCGGCCTAG
- a CDS encoding TetR/AcrR family transcriptional regulator — MSFDGQLPPKMRLLRAAAELLAKSAGAAVSTRQITQLAGVTAPTLYHHFGDKEGLFDAVVAAGFEEYVAGERDFAPSGQPLVDIRRMWDNHVQFGLNQPELYLVMFGNIRPESRPAIVADAEGLLEEMLNKAAAAGQLSVQPREAARSILAANVGVTLMLIAEPVAERNLELSTMTRDAMIFAVSRDQGPDAAAEDSGKSSVVVAAIALNAALQASHSDQLTSSELKLFLEWLHRISTSSTG, encoded by the coding sequence ATGAGTTTCGATGGCCAGCTTCCGCCCAAGATGAGGCTGTTGCGTGCGGCAGCTGAATTGCTGGCCAAATCCGCGGGGGCGGCTGTTTCGACCCGCCAGATCACGCAGCTGGCCGGCGTTACAGCACCCACCCTCTATCACCACTTCGGTGACAAGGAGGGCCTGTTTGACGCAGTTGTCGCCGCGGGCTTCGAAGAATATGTGGCGGGCGAACGCGACTTCGCCCCGTCCGGACAGCCGCTGGTGGACATCCGGCGGATGTGGGACAACCACGTGCAGTTCGGGCTTAATCAGCCGGAGCTTTATCTGGTCATGTTCGGTAACATCCGCCCCGAGAGCCGCCCCGCCATCGTTGCCGATGCGGAGGGCCTCCTGGAGGAAATGCTGAACAAGGCCGCCGCGGCGGGGCAGCTGAGCGTCCAGCCACGGGAAGCTGCCAGGAGCATCCTGGCTGCCAACGTGGGCGTCACGCTCATGCTGATCGCGGAACCGGTTGCGGAGCGGAACCTCGAGCTCTCCACCATGACCCGGGACGCCATGATTTTTGCGGTGTCCAGGGACCAGGGGCCGGATGCAGCAGCCGAGGACTCCGGGAAGTCATCGGTGGTGGTGGCTGCCATCGCGCTGAACGCGGCGTTGCAGGCATCGCACTCGGACCAGCTCACCAGTTCGGAACTCAAGCTCTTCCTCGAATGGCTCCACCGGATCTCCACCAGTTCCACCGGCTAG
- the ptsP gene encoding phosphoenolpyruvate--protein phosphotransferase, with translation MQNFPGVGVSPGRIIGTIRQMPKPISEPPAGEQLAGGTTPEEATAALKAAAGAVHDELKARADHATGDGKAVLEATALMAKDTMLIKGAAKLIARGSSPQRAIWESGSSVSEMLHNLGGYMAERATDVLDVRARIVAELRGVPAPGIPTSNEPFILVAEDLAPADTATLDPNKVLALVTAGGGPQSHTAIIARSLGLPAVVAAVGVDELPDGTEVYVDGAAGSITANPDDSLRAAAEAWAATASLLAEFSGTGSTADGHLVPLLANVGGAKDAQAAAKLGAQGVGLFRTEFCFLERDTEPTVEEQAAAYKGVFDAFPSKKVVLRTLDAGADKPLPFLTDSTEPNPALGVRGYRTDFTTPGVLDRQLEAIAKAEKESEADVWVMAPMISTAEEAARFATMCAEAGIKTPGVMVEVPSAALTADTILREVAFASLGTNDLTQYAMAADRQLGPLAGLNTPWQPAVLRLVGLTVEGSRAEGHNKPVGVCGEAAADPALAVVLTGLGVTTLSMTARSLAAVAAVLKTVTLAEAQELAKLALSAPSAVEARAWVREKLPVLEELGL, from the coding sequence GTGCAGAACTTCCCAGGAGTAGGCGTCAGCCCCGGCCGCATCATCGGCACGATCCGCCAGATGCCCAAGCCCATCAGTGAACCTCCGGCGGGCGAGCAGCTGGCTGGGGGGACCACACCCGAAGAGGCCACGGCGGCACTGAAGGCCGCGGCGGGTGCCGTCCATGATGAGCTGAAGGCCCGCGCTGACCACGCCACCGGTGATGGCAAGGCCGTCCTGGAAGCCACAGCCCTGATGGCCAAGGACACCATGCTGATCAAGGGCGCCGCGAAGCTGATCGCGCGCGGTTCCTCACCGCAGCGGGCCATCTGGGAATCCGGCTCCTCGGTTTCGGAAATGCTGCACAACCTCGGCGGCTACATGGCGGAGCGCGCCACCGACGTCCTGGACGTCCGCGCCCGCATCGTGGCCGAACTCCGCGGCGTGCCCGCCCCGGGCATCCCGACGTCGAACGAACCGTTCATCCTGGTGGCCGAGGACCTGGCCCCGGCCGACACCGCCACCCTCGATCCCAACAAGGTCCTTGCACTCGTGACGGCCGGCGGCGGTCCGCAGTCCCACACGGCGATCATCGCCCGCTCACTCGGCCTGCCCGCCGTCGTGGCCGCCGTCGGGGTGGACGAACTCCCGGACGGCACCGAGGTTTACGTCGACGGCGCCGCCGGTTCCATCACGGCCAACCCGGACGACTCACTGCGCGCAGCCGCCGAGGCCTGGGCCGCCACGGCGTCCCTCCTGGCCGAGTTCAGCGGTACGGGTTCGACGGCGGACGGCCACCTGGTGCCCCTCCTCGCCAACGTGGGCGGGGCCAAGGACGCCCAGGCGGCGGCCAAGCTCGGCGCCCAGGGCGTGGGCCTGTTCCGCACCGAGTTCTGCTTCCTGGAGCGTGACACCGAGCCGACCGTCGAGGAACAGGCCGCCGCGTACAAGGGCGTGTTCGATGCCTTCCCCAGCAAGAAGGTGGTGCTCCGCACCCTGGATGCCGGCGCGGACAAACCGCTCCCGTTCCTCACCGACTCCACCGAACCCAACCCGGCCCTGGGCGTTCGCGGCTACCGCACCGACTTCACCACTCCGGGCGTCCTGGACCGGCAGCTGGAGGCAATCGCGAAGGCCGAAAAGGAGTCGGAGGCTGACGTTTGGGTCATGGCTCCGATGATTTCGACGGCGGAGGAAGCTGCCCGTTTCGCCACCATGTGCGCCGAGGCCGGCATCAAGACGCCGGGCGTGATGGTGGAGGTTCCGTCCGCCGCCCTCACGGCCGACACCATCCTGCGCGAAGTGGCGTTCGCCAGCCTGGGAACCAACGACCTCACGCAATACGCCATGGCCGCCGACCGCCAGCTGGGTCCGCTCGCAGGGCTGAACACGCCGTGGCAGCCCGCAGTGCTGCGCCTCGTCGGCCTGACCGTTGAGGGCTCCAGGGCCGAGGGACACAACAAGCCGGTGGGCGTCTGCGGCGAGGCAGCTGCGGACCCGGCCCTCGCCGTCGTGCTGACCGGCCTGGGCGTCACCACCCTGTCCATGACCGCCCGGTCACTGGCGGCCGTGGCCGCCGTGCTGAAGACCGTCACACTGGCGGAGGCCCAGGAGCTGGCCAAGCTGGCCCTGTCCGCGCCGAGCGCCGTCGAAGCGCGGGCCTGGGTCCGGGAGAAGCTGCCCGTTCTTGAGGAGCTCGGACTGTAG
- a CDS encoding alpha/beta fold hydrolase, translating into MRLAGGVAVTANGLTGRLYTSNAPSAAGEPAYVLLHGIGVSHRYLARLHVELAQGTEAPQSPQAESLDRGAAVYSFDLPGFGGTPRPGRQVTVGEYAAFVAAVLAERGVESCIVIGHSMGVQFAVELALQVPGLVTRTVLMGPVVDPARRSAAWHALALTRDSLFSEPPLTNVVVFTDYFRTGMRWYLTELPVMMEYPLDYRVRGVAQPVLVLRGGRDPIARRPWCEYLAAQATDGAFAEVSGRGHVVQDTATEEVAQAIRRWAGTAAEGSAAAGGSTA; encoded by the coding sequence ATGAGACTTGCCGGTGGAGTTGCTGTGACGGCGAACGGCCTGACGGGCCGCCTGTACACGTCGAACGCGCCTTCGGCCGCGGGCGAGCCGGCCTATGTGCTGCTCCACGGCATCGGCGTCTCGCATCGCTACCTCGCCCGGCTGCACGTCGAACTGGCCCAAGGCACGGAGGCACCCCAAAGCCCGCAAGCAGAGAGCCTGGACCGTGGCGCCGCTGTCTATTCGTTCGACCTGCCGGGATTCGGAGGCACGCCGCGCCCCGGCCGGCAGGTGACGGTAGGCGAATACGCAGCCTTCGTTGCCGCCGTCCTGGCGGAGCGCGGCGTCGAGTCCTGCATCGTGATCGGCCACTCCATGGGTGTGCAGTTCGCGGTCGAGTTGGCGCTCCAGGTACCCGGGCTGGTGACCCGGACGGTGCTCATGGGGCCGGTGGTGGACCCCGCGCGCAGGAGCGCCGCCTGGCATGCGCTCGCGCTGACGCGTGACTCGTTGTTCAGCGAGCCTCCGCTGACCAACGTGGTGGTCTTCACCGACTATTTCCGGACCGGCATGCGATGGTATCTGACCGAACTGCCCGTGATGATGGAGTATCCGTTGGATTACCGGGTCCGGGGCGTGGCGCAGCCGGTACTGGTGCTCCGCGGTGGGCGGGATCCGATCGCACGCCGGCCGTGGTGTGAATATCTCGCGGCGCAGGCAACGGATGGTGCCTTTGCCGAGGTATCCGGGCGCGGGCACGTGGTGCAGGACACCGCTACCGAGGAGGTTGCACAGGCCATCCGGCGCTGGGCAGGCACCGCAGCCGAGGGCTCCGCGGCGGCCGGCGGCTCCACGGCCTGA
- a CDS encoding helix-turn-helix domain-containing protein has protein sequence MALIAPRVAPALPAEDALALQRALDGGTDITVFVDGTVHRLPPQARDAVVDLLARFSRGEAVTVSSVEEMLTTSQAAELAGISHTYLRNMTDRGEIPVEYRGTHRRIRLAAIMSWLEGQKKQRAAAEAAGEAADGGTSGGESGK, from the coding sequence ATGGCACTGATCGCTCCCAGGGTGGCGCCCGCCCTTCCCGCCGAAGACGCGCTGGCGCTGCAGCGCGCGCTCGACGGCGGCACTGACATCACCGTGTTCGTGGACGGCACTGTCCACCGCCTCCCGCCGCAGGCGAGGGACGCCGTCGTCGACCTTCTGGCGAGGTTCAGCCGCGGCGAAGCGGTGACCGTAAGCAGCGTGGAGGAAATGCTGACCACTTCGCAGGCGGCCGAGCTGGCGGGCATCTCCCACACGTACCTGCGGAACATGACGGACCGGGGCGAAATACCGGTGGAATACCGCGGCACACACCGCCGCATCAGGCTGGCCGCCATCATGAGCTGGCTGGAGGGGCAAAAAAAGCAGCGGGCGGCGGCCGAGGCTGCCGGGGAAGCCGCCGACGGCGGTACCTCCGGCGGCGAATCCGGAAAGTAG
- a CDS encoding winged helix-turn-helix domain-containing protein, with the protein MYKLLRGSEPEGPGRADQVSYQIETAILMGILTEGDRLPTESVLAGELGISPITLRQSLAALRTKGLIETSRGRSGGSVTWHGPTSQWTFRPPTPRACPGS; encoded by the coding sequence ATGTACAAGCTCCTCCGCGGAAGCGAGCCGGAGGGGCCGGGCCGGGCCGACCAGGTCTCCTACCAGATCGAAACCGCCATTCTCATGGGCATCCTCACCGAAGGCGACAGGCTGCCTACGGAATCCGTGCTTGCCGGGGAACTGGGCATCTCCCCAATCACCCTCCGGCAATCCCTGGCCGCCCTGCGGACGAAGGGCCTGATCGAAACCAGCCGGGGACGCAGTGGCGGCAGTGTGACATGGCACGGGCCGACATCTCAGTGGACGTTTCGCCCGCCAACCCCGCGCGCCTGCCCTGGAAGCTGA
- a CDS encoding PucR family transcriptional regulator, whose amino-acid sequence MQQDVEQLVERVALKLGRGLSLEDLDGLLLAYSSNQSHADRVRVNFLLSKRVPLDVKNWQLSHGIATAVRPVVVPANEELGMLGRVCVPLLVRGFRVGYLWVQLDVEDQSATAILAELPDVRDELDVLSGLLLDSNTAESEFRRSREREFLAACAGEANAVAAVAGWKEVQDRGPWQLVTVLDADGWMAGPDPIASTLIHRAAALQATIGVDAVLFSAGAETHSVVLFRESTGRASQAQVLVHYQLELAKRSGRSVERIILGTSEGFSRIKDLAEAYRQSKVAALAAAVDPRLGELVDCRATGVYQLLASAGGGAGVWSDASSVNFRALEDHDRNGELLPVLELLYDNDGSVQDVAEKLHLHRSSIYNRLGRIRQLLGVDPLKGMVRLELHAALKARRWASRPRI is encoded by the coding sequence ATGCAGCAGGATGTGGAACAGCTCGTCGAGCGGGTGGCACTGAAGCTGGGCCGCGGGCTTTCCCTGGAGGACCTTGACGGCCTTTTGCTCGCCTACAGCTCCAACCAGTCGCATGCGGACCGGGTCCGGGTTAACTTCCTGCTCAGCAAGCGGGTGCCGCTGGACGTCAAAAACTGGCAGCTCTCGCACGGCATCGCCACCGCCGTACGGCCCGTGGTGGTGCCCGCCAACGAGGAGCTGGGGATGCTTGGGCGCGTCTGCGTCCCGCTGCTGGTCCGTGGGTTCCGGGTAGGTTACCTGTGGGTACAGCTGGACGTGGAAGACCAAAGTGCGACGGCGATCCTCGCCGAACTGCCCGACGTCCGGGACGAGCTGGACGTGCTGTCCGGGCTCCTGCTGGACTCCAACACCGCGGAATCCGAGTTCAGGCGCAGCCGCGAACGGGAGTTCCTGGCAGCCTGCGCCGGGGAGGCCAATGCGGTTGCTGCCGTGGCGGGCTGGAAGGAAGTACAGGACCGCGGGCCCTGGCAGCTGGTTACCGTCCTTGATGCTGATGGCTGGATGGCTGGTCCGGATCCGATCGCCTCGACTCTCATCCACCGCGCTGCGGCGCTGCAGGCCACCATCGGTGTGGATGCCGTCCTGTTCAGCGCCGGCGCGGAGACCCATTCGGTGGTCCTTTTCCGGGAGTCCACGGGGCGCGCCAGCCAGGCGCAGGTTCTGGTGCACTACCAGTTGGAGCTTGCCAAGCGTTCCGGCAGGTCGGTGGAGCGGATCATCCTGGGAACCAGTGAGGGATTCAGCCGGATCAAAGACCTGGCCGAGGCGTACCGGCAGTCCAAGGTTGCCGCCCTGGCAGCAGCGGTTGATCCGCGGCTCGGCGAGCTTGTGGATTGCCGGGCCACGGGCGTTTACCAGCTCCTGGCATCGGCCGGCGGCGGGGCCGGGGTCTGGAGCGATGCAAGTTCGGTGAATTTCCGGGCCCTTGAGGACCATGACCGGAACGGGGAACTCCTGCCCGTGCTGGAACTGCTCTACGACAATGACGGTTCCGTCCAGGATGTTGCGGAAAAACTGCACCTGCACCGCAGCAGCATCTACAACCGGCTGGGCCGCATCCGTCAGCTGCTGGGCGTCGATCCGCTTAAGGGGATGGTGCGGCTGGAGCTGCACGCCGCCCTGAAGGCACGGCGGTGGGCATCAAGGCCAAGAATCTAA
- the ald gene encoding alanine dehydrogenase has product MIIGVPKEIKNNEFRVAITAAGVHEFRTHGHTVLVERGAGLGSGITDEEYAIAGAEIVADADEVWSRADMVMKVKEPIKAEYHRFRKGLILFTYLHLAAEPELTQALINSGVTAIAYETVQEGRTLPLLAPMSEVAGRLSVQVGATSLMAPSGGKGVLLGGVPGVRPAKVVVLGAGVAGTNAAAMALGLGADVTILDININRLRELDAQYQGRLKTVASNKYEIEKSVVDADLVIGSVLIPGAKAPKLVTNELVARMKPGSVLVDIAVDQGGCFEDTRPTTHQEPTYKVHNTIFYCVANMPGAVPNTSTYALTNVTLRYGVALANLGVKAAFEKDPALAAGLNIAGGHVAHHSVSEAHNLPLVADWHELVSA; this is encoded by the coding sequence ATGATCATCGGTGTCCCCAAAGAGATCAAGAACAACGAATTCCGCGTCGCCATCACGGCTGCCGGCGTTCATGAATTCCGCACCCACGGCCACACGGTCCTGGTGGAGCGCGGCGCTGGCCTGGGTTCCGGCATCACCGACGAGGAATACGCCATCGCGGGCGCCGAAATCGTCGCCGACGCCGACGAGGTCTGGTCCCGCGCGGACATGGTCATGAAGGTCAAGGAACCCATCAAGGCCGAGTACCACCGCTTCCGCAAGGGCCTGATCCTCTTCACGTACCTGCACCTGGCCGCCGAGCCCGAACTGACCCAGGCCCTCATCAACTCCGGCGTCACCGCCATCGCCTACGAGACCGTTCAGGAAGGCCGCACCCTGCCCCTGCTCGCCCCCATGTCCGAGGTTGCCGGCCGGCTCTCCGTCCAGGTCGGCGCGACCTCCCTGATGGCGCCCTCCGGCGGCAAGGGCGTGCTCCTCGGTGGCGTTCCGGGCGTCCGCCCCGCCAAGGTCGTGGTCCTGGGCGCAGGCGTCGCAGGCACCAACGCAGCGGCCATGGCGCTGGGACTCGGCGCCGACGTCACCATCCTGGACATCAACATCAACCGGCTGCGCGAACTCGACGCCCAGTATCAGGGCAGGCTCAAGACCGTGGCATCCAACAAGTACGAGATCGAGAAGTCCGTGGTGGACGCCGACCTCGTGATCGGGTCCGTCCTGATCCCCGGCGCCAAGGCACCCAAGCTGGTGACCAACGAACTGGTGGCCCGCATGAAGCCCGGCTCGGTACTCGTGGACATTGCCGTGGACCAGGGCGGCTGCTTCGAGGACACGCGCCCCACCACGCACCAGGAACCCACGTACAAGGTCCACAACACGATCTTCTACTGCGTGGCCAACATGCCCGGCGCCGTCCCGAACACGTCCACCTACGCGCTGACCAACGTCACGCTCCGCTACGGCGTGGCCCTGGCGAACCTCGGCGTCAAGGCCGCCTTCGAGAAGGACCCGGCACTCGCCGCCGGCCTGAACATCGCCGGAGGCCACGTGGCACACCACTCCGTCTCCGAGGCGCACAACCTGCCCCTGGTAGCGGACTGGCACGAGCTGGTCTCCGCGTAA
- a CDS encoding Gfo/Idh/MocA family protein, which yields MSTDSSTSPAPIRTAVVGFGLSGRVFHAPLVAADPSYSLDVIATSDPGRQAAASGQYPGVKTVPDGDAVLALATDLDLVVLGTPPATHYPLAKAALEAGLDVVVDKPFAVTSAQGQELIALAERLGRVLTVFQNRRWDGDFLTVKALLEGGSLGQVMRFESRFERWSPEVSKAWKAEATAADGGGVLFDLGTHLLDQALLLFGPGTVVHAELQARRPGEKVDDDCFVVLRHGSGVVSHHWMNMLCAQQGPRYRVLGSEAGYTKHGVDPQEPYIVAGGGPLDEEYGVEDPKWAGQLGRDGHLDRLSTERGAYPEFYRILAAKISDGGTASSLPLPVDPAGPVEVLKLIEQARELA from the coding sequence ATGAGCACCGATTCCTCGACGTCCCCCGCTCCCATTCGCACCGCCGTGGTGGGCTTCGGCCTGTCCGGCCGGGTTTTCCATGCGCCGCTGGTCGCTGCGGACCCCAGCTATTCGCTGGACGTGATCGCCACCTCGGACCCCGGCCGGCAGGCCGCTGCTTCCGGGCAGTACCCGGGCGTGAAAACAGTGCCCGACGGCGATGCCGTCCTTGCGCTCGCCACTGACCTTGACCTGGTGGTGCTGGGGACGCCGCCGGCCACCCATTACCCGCTCGCGAAGGCCGCGCTCGAGGCTGGGCTCGACGTCGTCGTCGACAAGCCGTTCGCCGTGACGAGCGCCCAGGGGCAGGAACTGATCGCGCTCGCTGAGCGGCTGGGGCGGGTGCTGACGGTGTTCCAGAACAGGCGCTGGGACGGGGACTTCCTGACCGTGAAGGCGCTGCTGGAGGGCGGCTCGCTGGGCCAGGTGATGCGGTTCGAATCGCGGTTTGAGCGGTGGTCACCCGAGGTGTCCAAGGCCTGGAAGGCGGAGGCCACGGCGGCCGACGGCGGCGGGGTCCTCTTCGACCTCGGCACCCACCTGCTCGACCAGGCGCTGCTGCTCTTCGGGCCGGGCACGGTGGTCCATGCCGAGCTCCAGGCCCGGCGTCCGGGGGAAAAAGTGGACGACGACTGCTTCGTGGTCCTGCGGCACGGGAGCGGCGTGGTCAGCCACCACTGGATGAACATGCTCTGCGCACAGCAGGGTCCCCGCTACCGCGTGCTCGGATCCGAGGCCGGCTACACCAAGCACGGCGTCGACCCGCAGGAACCCTACATAGTCGCGGGCGGAGGTCCGCTGGACGAAGAGTACGGTGTGGAGGACCCCAAGTGGGCCGGGCAGCTGGGCCGCGACGGCCACCTGGACCGGCTGTCCACCGAGCGCGGCGCCTATCCTGAGTTCTACCGGATCCTCGCCGCCAAGATCTCCGACGGCGGTACGGCCTCGTCACTGCCGCTCCCCGTCGACCCGGCCGGCCCCGTCGAAGTCCTCAAGCTGATAGAGCAGGCCCGGGAACTGGCTTAA